The segment TGCGTCTTGTTCGGCCAAAACCAGGGCAAAAATGGAAGGCTTTTTGGGGCTGTAGTATGTATAATAAAACGGGGTGTAATGAAACTATAAATATTAGTTAATTTTATATAACATCATGCTAAAATTATATAAAAATATAAATTATGTTGAAAATCGCCCTCACCGGCGGGGCCGGGACCGGCAAGAGCACCGTGGCCCGCATGTTTGCGGACCTGGGCGCGGTGGTGCTCAGCGCCGATGAGATCGCCCGGGAGGTGGTCCGGCCCCACACCCCCGCCTGGGAGGCCCTGCGCCGGGAATTCGGCCCCGAGTTTTTCCATGAGGACGGCAGCCTCAACCGGGTGAAGCTGGGGCGCCTGGTCTTTGCCGAGCCCGAGGCCCTGGGGCGCCTCAACGCCATCGTCCACCCGGCCATCATCCGGGAACTGAAGCGGCGGTTGGCGGAGCTGGCCGCCCGGGGCACGCCCCTGGTGATCGTGGAGGTGCCCCTCCTCTTTGAGACCGGCCGGGAGGGGGAGTACGACGCGGTGATTGTGGTGGATGCGCCCCTCTCGGAGCAGCGGGCTC is part of the Desulfobaccales bacterium genome and harbors:
- the coaE gene encoding dephospho-CoA kinase (Dephospho-CoA kinase (CoaE) performs the final step in coenzyme A biosynthesis.), with amino-acid sequence MLKIALTGGAGTGKSTVARMFADLGAVVLSADEIAREVVRPHTPAWEALRREFGPEFFHEDGSLNRVKLGRLVFAEPEALGRLNAIVHPAIIRELKRRLAELAARGTPLVIVEVPLLFETGREGEYDAVIVVDAPLSEQRARLKARDDRGEEEISGLLAAQMPLAEKRRRADYVVDNSGTLEETRRQVEKLWQRLQNRLDKARETG